From the Candidatus Obscuribacterales bacterium genome, the window GTATCCACGGTAAAGAGATCATCTTGACGAACCACCAAAATACGGCGGATGGCTTCCACACCTTGGCGAATCCCGCGAATTTCACCGCCGTCCTTACACTGGATTTCCGTTCGAGCAACGACAGCACCAGGAGCAATTTGATCACCATCTTGCACCAAAATGCGAGTCTGGGTATTGCCTTGGGTCTGATCTGCGACGATGTCTCGACGGATCACCAAGGATTCCAAAATGACTAACTGCAGGCGCATGGTGTCTGGATCGGTTTCATCCGGCACCAATTCAATATCTGCAGCAAGCTGGGAGGCGTCTTGGTCGATTTCTAGCACTAACTGCGTGCGCAGCAATTCTACTCCTTCAACAGACTTGACGCGATCGCCATCTTTGTAAGGAATGCGCTGAATAGCTCGCAGGCGAATAGACTGTCCAGAGTCTTCATTAATCGACTCTTGGCTGGGAACCGACGGCTCATCCGGCACCGTAAATTCTGTCACAGGACGCAGCAGGAGAGCAGCTCCTTCCGGAGTTTCTACATACTCGATGTAGCGCAACTCATCCACCGACAGCCCCGGCACAATTTCTTGCCCTGGCTGAGCTAGAGAACCATCTTTGGTCATCACCTCTTCGGGGTTGTCGGCTAGGTGCAAGTCCCCCGGCTTGATGACAATTTCCCGCAGAATATCATTCTTCTGAGTGACTTCCACCACCCCATTGCTTTGACAGAAGATGTCTTTCACCACCTCTGTACCGGCTTCAACGTATTGCCCGTCTTCCACCAACAGCAGGGAGATGTCTTTATTCACCTCATGGGCTTCTTCAGGAATCCAAAGCAGCACACCACCTTTGATGATCTCGTAGCCCTGCTTCGCTTTGCCTTTCTTCGCTGCGACTTCCACACCGGCGTATTTGATAATCCCACCCGTCTGGGTACGGTAGCGAGTATCCACCAGCTCCGCCACCACTTGACCATTGGTGACCTTGGTTCCCGGTGTAGCAATTAGGGAGAAACGCTGGTTGCTGTTTGTCTCAATAACGTAATGTTCACGTCCTTGGAAACTCTCCACAGTGACACTAGCTTGATCCAGCAAGACCGATGAGGTAATAATTTCAACCTCCCGACTGTTCTTGCCGCTGGAGTCTTGGGGTAAGCGAACAATCCCGCCTTGCTCGGTCACCAATTTGGTTTCTGCAAGAATATCGCTGCGGCTAATGCGATCGCCATTTTTCACCACAGGCTCTGCACCAGGGGGCAAGTTATAGACCTCCCCAGCCAGCACCCAGATCAAGCCACCCCGCTGGGCAATGCGCGTTGTGTTGCCCTGCCGGTCTTTCTTTTCTTCCGGAATCAAATCCGCAAAGCGAACTTCACCCGCTAGATCCGAGGCAACATCCTTAGTTGCTTTCTCCGTAATCTGGCGCGTGCGGCCAGTGGCCGACATTTCCGAAATAATCTGCCCTTCCTTCACCGGATCGCCATCATCTTTAAA encodes:
- a CDS encoding DNA-directed RNA polymerase subunit beta'', producing MADQQPTQQLEQKPVFYNRVIDKKQLRNIVSWAFTHYGTARTAQMADELKDLGFKYATRAGVSISVDDLEVPPSKRQLLEAAEEEIRTTESRYTRGEITEVERFQKVIDTWNSTSEELKDEVVRHFRSRNPLNSVYMMAFSGARGNISQVRQLVGMRGLMADPQGQIIDLPIKTNFREGLTVTEYIISSYGARKGLVDTALRTADSGYLTRRLVDVSQDVIIRELDCGTQRGIPARSMTDGERVLIPLKDRLLGRVMAEDVLHPETGELILARNQAVSDEIAELIGEAKIEQVVVRSPLTCEATRSVCQHCYGWSLAHAEMVDLGEAVGIIAAQSIGEPGTQLTMRTFHTGGVFTGEVAQQVRAPFNGVLRIDKSKKFRVRSFRTRHGDDAMIVESNMDVVVEQGDRKKKLAVAAGSILFKDDGDPVKEGQIISEMSATGRTRQITEKATKDVASDLAGEVRFADLIPEEKKDRQGNTTRIAQRGGLIWVLAGEVYNLPPGAEPVVKNGDRISRSDILAETKLVTEQGGIVRLPQDSSGKNSREVEIITSSVLLDQASVTVESFQGREHYVIETNSNQRFSLIATPGTKVTNGQVVAELVDTRYRTQTGGIIKYAGVEVAAKKGKAKQGYEIIKGGVLLWIPEEAHEVNKDISLLLVEDGQYVEAGTEVVKDIFCQSNGVVEVTQKNDILREIVIKPGDLHLADNPEEVMTKDGSLAQPGQEIVPGLSVDELRYIEYVETPEGAALLLRPVTEFTVPDEPSVPSQESINEDSGQSIRLRAIQRIPYKDGDRVKSVEGVELLRTQLVLEIDQDASQLAADIELVPDETDPDTMRLQLVILESLVIRRDIVADQTQGNTQTRILVQDGDQIAPGAVVARTEIQCKDGGEIRGIRQGVEAIRRILVVRQDDLFTVDT